The segment AACAAGTAGTACGATTGTTCCCacagaggatgagaatgatcaagcacttcattttctccgccatcatctctctcccactttgaaggatgagtataTGGTAGTGACCAACGCTAAGGCACTATAGGACGCACTGAAGGAGCGTTTTGAgcgccttaagtacaccatcaagcctctagCAGAGCAAGAATGAGTGCGGCTCCATTTCTGTGACTTTAAGCATGTCAAAGAGTACAACTCCGTGCTGCACTATATATGCACACTACTGtatctctgtgggaaagagaacacagaagaggagaaaattgagaagactctctccactttccacccgaatgcggcagaatccgcacgcaatcaccgtcaatcaaattacaagaTGTATTCAGAATTGATTGATGAGTTGCAACTCaatgaagttcatgacgaagtcataaacaagaacttcttatcctaGCCGCAAGGAAGGAGTAGTGGACTAGAAGTCAATCAACTCTCTTTCAAAGTGCGCAAGATCCGCAATAAGAAGCGggagaagggaggaaagaaagtggtgacAAGCAAAGTCAAgcctagtgatgataatggcaagacaaagaaagaagtcaagccttatggtgagcagaaccagacatgctttaagtgcggtgtttggggccattggTCCCGCATCTGCAAAGCACctaagcatgttgtggaagcattccagaagaagaagaatgagcagccagaagcacacctcaccattgcagtggggatgaaAGAGGACAAAGCAGTCGAAGTTGAAAGGGatgcatctcacatggaagttgatgacgctCCCCCAATGACTGTAAAAGGCCCCACAAAGGATGATGCAGAGGCCTCCACTTTGCCCTCTTCCACTGCCATAGTAGATGCCGAAATGAATGAAGCGGAAAacaaagccattgaagatgaagtggccagatgtttcgcagactctatttagaattagagtaattagccatttatttagttagttgctgaatttaggaggattgaataaatgtaagctctagaagagcggatcttagctgcaaataattttttgataGTATATATAAAGTATTTAGTCTTTGTGCTACCTTcttgcatgtgaatgattgaatgctttatttatagaatatgtgtggcgcccgcatggaggaagtgtgtcttgtggatagtggaaccacaaatacaatcttaagagaaaagaagtATTTCCATTCTATCAGAAATAGCTCTGAAaaagtgatgactgtcactggtagtgataaatgcatagttgGATCTAGAAGAGTCACAGTCACACTACCTATgagaactactttgcacattgaagaagcattgttgtaccctgaatctacaaggaatatcttaagttttaaagacattcgAGCTAACAGTTTCCAtatagaaactggtgaagaagatgatagggagtacctatacatcactaagcatgatagtgaagaaagaatattagaaaaacttccctccatgagcagtggcttgtactacactcgtattagagcacctgaagtgttcactaccttaaaGACTGTATTCCGTAGTGCggaattattctccctatggcatgatagattaggtcaccctagtcttagaatgatgaggaacataattactaactcacaaggtcatggcataaatgtgaagaattttccgaatcatgaagattttgtatgccttGCATGTGCTACCGGAAAATTAATAGTGAGACCATCTGTCTTGAAGGTATaggatgaaatccctgcattcctggacaGAATCTagggggatatttgtggtcctattcagccgCTTTCTGGCCCGTTTTGGTACTTTATGGTGTTAATAGACGCgtcctcgaagtggtcgcatgtatgttTATTATCTACCCGTAACCACGCCTTTGTAAAGTTGATCttgcagatcatacaaatcaggtaTAATTTTTCGGATCATCGAGTgaagtccattagaatggacaacactggagaatttacttcgaaagcgttcgatgattattgcactggcatggggattaaagttgaacattttgtaccgcatgtccacacccagaatggactagccgaagcactgatcaagagaataaagttcattgctagaccgttgttgcagcactgtaatatgcctgctacatgttggggacatGCAGTCTTGCATGCAGCTGCCCTCATTAATTACAGACCCTCCTCCTACAACATCCATTCACCCATGCAACTATTGCAAGGGGTGATCCCGAAGATTTtccatttacgcaaatttggatgtatggtttatgtgccgaTACCGCCGCCACAGCGGACTGCTATGGGGCCTTTGCGGAAAGTTGGAATCTATGTCgattatgagactgcatccataatctgATATTTAGAACCAGCAACTGAAAATCTGCATACGGCCCActtcgctgactgcatttttgatgaaaataattttccatcattagggggaggaaataaaCCCTTATATGAGAAATGCCAGGAAAGTATAtggcaggctgaaggaattgcggcacatgatcctcgcactagtgaagcaaatgatgaagtacagaaaatcatCGACttacagaaattagcaaacaatctacctgatcatttttgtgatttgaagagcgtgactaagtcacatgtgcctgcacgcaatgcaccggagagggtggaagtaccaaaagaaggtatccctcatcttgtcctaggagctccaaaaaataataaaaggacaagaaatctggttactcaagtcccaaatagccggagacATCTGGCGAAAGTGGGAAATGATAGCTTACCACGGCCGATCACAAAAGTgccccaaaggaaaaagaaggggagccagttgagacctagcgatggtatggaacctcagaaagtaggcataccagatttgaatcttcccatgTAGGAAGAAACCAGCGAAAATGCATGCATTGAAAttgacgctggtaaactaaaggccCTTGCCCCAAatcatgaagagcaagatgaagaagcacctgaaagtgcagcccatgatgaaatagcaataaactatgtgaatttaggggaatcctggaatagagcaaccacgatagtcgacacatacttcgtAAACAAAATTGCCACAgtcatagatcatgaccctaagcctgcatcgctcgctgaatgtagaatgaggtcagattggaaagactggcagaaggcaataacGGCTGAACTGTTGTCCCTGAATAAAAAGAGATCTTTGGgccagtatgccgcacaccttcccacatcaaaccagtgggatacaagtgggtttttgttcgtaagaggaatgaaaggaatgaaattgtgaggtacaaagcacgactagtggcacaaggtttcactcaacgactaggcgttgattatgaagaaacctattccccAGTGATGGGCggaattacctttagatatttaatctcgatGGCAGTCAACCTAGAATTGAAAATGAAGTTAATGGATAtgtgaccgcatatctttatgggagcctagattcgGACATTTATAGGAAGGTACttgaaggaataccattgccgaatcaggatagaggaaatagacacctttatagcgtacaattgaagaagtcgctgtatgggttgaaacagtcaggtagaatgtggtacaatcatttgagtgaatttcttggaatacgaggctacacaaatagtACAGATTGTCcttgtgtattcataagaagaTCCCAAaatggattttgcataatatctgtatatgtagatgatctaaatatcatcggtacagaagaaggtattgaagaagcaagttcataCCTAAAGTCTGAAttcgaaatgaaagatttgggtaaaaccaaattctgCTTGGGCCTGCAACTAGAGCATATGGAAGatggaatctttgtacatcagtcaaactacactcagaaggtgttagagcggtttggttttgaaaaattatttcccgctaaaacccccatggtcgGAAGATCATTACAAGCatatcaagatccctatagacctagagaagagggggaggaagtattgggaccggaattcccatacttaagtgcaataggtgcgttgatgtatctggctaattgcactaggccagATATAGCatttgcagtaaacctacttgcacgataTAGTGCAAAGCCCACTAAAAGACACTGGAAaggcttgaaggatattctgcgctacttgcaaggtagcaaggATATGGgcctgttctacagaaagaatcaggatctaAGTCTTGTTGGATACGTGGATGCTGGGTACGTGTCAGACCCACATACAGCGAAATCACAGACTGGCTATGTTTtcctatgtggtggaactgcaatttCCTGGAAATCGtcgaagcaaagtcttgtatctatttcgacgaaccactcagaaataatagctctatatgaagccgcacgagaatgcgcatggcttagaagagtgatcaatcatgtCCAGTAGTCATGTGGCTTGAATactactaacacccctaccattatctatgaagataatgctgcataTATTGCACAAGTGCAAATGGGACATGTGAAAAgtaacttaacgaagcatatcaaccccaagttcttttatgctcatgaattgcataagatgaacgaaataaaggtaatgcatacaaAGTCGTGTGagaatcttgcagatttattcactaagtctctccctgcatctagttttgaaagatgtgttcgtggcattaggatgatgaggcttagagagttgcatagTTCAGGGGGAGATATTTCACATAACACCGATAAGAAGagttaaatcttagtcaagaagattaagtacccatggttaatcatgaagattacttGAAGCATTTGggtgaattgtactctttttcccttatatgagttttcctgaagtttctcatggcaaggtttttaatgaggcaattcgtgtgaccatgtcgcgagctatgtactctttctcctaatttttcccATTGGGTTTTTGGGAAGTTTTGATGAGATATATGCATTCCGCGAGAAGTAcccaagggggagtgttaggaaacctagcAGGTTACGTATTGAAGTGGGTCCATCtcgaatcctagtaggattggAGTCCAACTCTTAGGAGTTTTTGGTTCTTTATATACGGAGGGAGACTCTCATTGTAACACACagaaaaatatatgaataaaaaatagatagctTTTTCCCTACGCTTatgtctccttttgcaattgttgTCTTGAGAGATCGCTggactacacccggtagcagTAGTTTGTCAATAATTTTCAAGAAATATCCTAGATTACTGTAACTTTTAATTGCGTGAGTTTTAGAAGGGAACCAGCAGAAACAGTTTCTTGCTAAAATTAAGACCAGTCAGTCAGGATGCATGTCAGCGGAACACAGGAAGGTCTTAACGCTTCAGTGCTTTAGGAAGGCAATAACTCGGGTATAATCAATTGCCAAATCTGGAGCATTGGCTACGAGAAGAACATTATGAAATTCCGGCATGTTGGTCAGCAGACAAAATTTTATTCTTCTATTCATCTCATGATCTGATCCAGTCCTCTCCTACTATATATGGCCCCCCTCTGCACCCATTTCTTCACTCCAATAGCAAACCAATCACAAATACATCAACCAAGATCAGATCGATACTTGCATTCGAGAACACCCAAGCAAGTTACAAGATCGAAATGGTTTTCACAGTCAAGACCACCGTCCTGCTCGTCCTCGCCGCCCTCATTTGCTGCCATCCGCGAATGGGCAACGCACAGATCACTACTGCCGGCTGTCACCTGTCGGACATCCACGTCTCAACGGTGCGGACGGGGAAGGTGGTGGGCGGGCAGCCACAGTACCGGGTGACCATCGAGAACCGCTGCTCGTGCCCGCAGAACGGCGTCACGGTTTTCTGCGCCGGCCTGCCCAGCACCGAGCCCGTGGACGAGAGCAAGATCCGCACGGAGGACGGCGGGGTCTGCCTCGTCAATGACGGCATGAAGTTCTCCCGTGGGTCGCCCGTGACGTTCACCTACGCGTGGAAGACGCCGCAGGAGTTCAAACCGGCGATGGCCGTGTCCCGGTGCGGGTACCCACCGTCGTCGTCGAATGATATTAAGAGCTAaacttttttcttgtttttctgaGATAGAGGAACTAAGCGATGACTTAGTGCGAGGGAAAACATGATGGACCATACAGTGCTTGTCTCACTCTTTCGGCATGCTTGACAGTTGCATTGTTATACATACCAGGAAAattatagagatgattgtattatATCTATGTTTATGAacttttaaataatttattatttcaagaatcattatcattttttattagtaagtatgtgacttgttcataaaaCATTTTGTTTGtaacatgatgttattctaagtTGATCATTGGTTATAAATCAATGTGATGATTCATAAggctagcacatgtattgattgataatCACGTTTTACATATCATAGTTATAGGGATACCGAATTAATAATGTGAATATTTATATTATGGAACATGATGTTgcatagacccaccttgagatattgtAGGGattatcatttatgatgtatcagcagttgttatctcaaatgatgtATCTGTAGAATCTTAGATCTGCGATtgtcattgattcctagaatatgtagtgacatactttagGGTTGCCAAACTTTATTCCATAACTGGATAGTTATagaggtagtttttgggtttgtcataaAATATTTCATAGGATgcgagcgatcaagatggaatttgccccgcCTTGATAATGGGAGTGGTGACTTTGGGCCCCTTAagatagttggattgagaaagtacatggccatgccaatatagGAATAAAGAGGTAATCACGataaatccactacttgatcgagtgaatggtcgagctattaaaagggtggcacatatctcaTCTTAAGTTTGACTGATATCGTAAGGCAAAGGGATAGGTGCATGTGTATGtcaaggttcaaccgatatgatctttgtgtatattagGAAGTGAATatatcctgctagggaccgtTATTGATTTCAGTTCGGAAAGGGTTTCCAAGTCGTaaccatttgtacatgaacctaatgggtcatacacttaatgggttggaacaaaatataCGAATtagattcatatatgggtttgattggattgtgatacATGAGGAGTTATAGTCCTAAAGGgtttccaacgtgggagcccattagagAGCTCTATATATGGTGAGACGTGGGATGAGGTAAGTGAGAGCCACTTCAAAAACCTTAGCCGGAAccctccacatgatctcccaaaaacCCTATCCGTGCGTGCAGTGCTAGCACAATAGCGCATGGTGATCCTGCCtaatacgtgtggataccgtagaggtatTGCTGCTATTGTAGCGTTGATCTGCTTAGCGTAAAGATCACGACATTGCTGCTCAGCTGATCGAGGACATGTTAactggtcgacatacctgctcgaTGTTGGTCACAAAGCACGATGCTACCACTGGGAACTGGTTGAGGAACACGACGTGACCACTTGGAAATGGTCGAGGAACACAATGCGACCACTCAGAACTAGTCGAGAACTCAACGCACCTGcttggagctggtcgaggaactagTTGAGGAGTACGACCACCTATGCAGAGTTAGTCATGGAGTTGACCGAGGAGCGTGAcatgcacgacgttggattagtCTACTTTAACTCTTCTTTCGCTATGCTACGCATCTAGTGCTAACAATCTATAATCTCCTACTAGTATAGTTTTCTAGGTGAAtggggtagaaaatttttgttctAGGCTAGCGTCGCCTATCGTTCCCTTACAGTGGTGTCAGAGCCTACATGCATAGTTTTTATCTTGATTggtcacatatagatgatatgttgtagtaatagattggatctattattgttCTTATGATCGGTTCATATGAGTTCATGCATGGTTTATTGTGAATGGGGTTGGATAAGGTGTGAATTGATGGATCCATATGATCAAAAGATTAGCTCTCTCTCCCATGTGGCCACgcatgcgacttgcccctacggTCTGGAATCAGTATCTAGGCTAATAGCGCGTGCCACTATATGGTTGGATGAACAACAAATTGAGGTTATGTGTGTTGTTGTCGTTTCGAGGAAACCTGAcgtgatgatcaatatgattgatccgaTGGAAATTGAGGTACTATGAATAACTcggaatcggcttgatatgatcagtCCGATGATATTTTTATAGCGATTTTCATAgacgatctatgtatttccgagaggttttcagggACCGTCGTTGCATAGTGTACACACATAGATTTTTATAATAACATGTTCAAATCGCGGCATTAGAATTCGATTTtacgcttaacttgtttttgcagagaatgttacGACTGGTATGAcctttatgtgtatatgatgcatgtgtgtaatttttatggCCTGCGTGTTACGGTAAATTGTAGCCAAAgattgtcatgttattgtataacggcctacgtgctgacttgtgatgcttcattttctcatgtaattcgtcttgtgctattaggtgtagtagACTAGTACATGAGCATGGAGACTTGAAGCATGGTGACCCTGAGGAAAGGGActgtggcgatggagatcaccatgttaAAGGGACCATACTATATCAGAGTTAATATGATTGTctgtgatgtttatctatgtttctgtcatgctattttattcatgttttctataaGATTGATATGTTTACGTGATATAAtagcttccctcagaaaaattaaaagtaatttatgttcttccaatagctgcacctacataggttttgatcattgtttgatAGGTCTGCTAAAGCAgagtgccatcatttatcttaaccagatAGATGGATGTCGAACATTCACAtgcatagtgttggtttacttgacaaagctatcaaaatggttttagACTTTGGGGCATGGAGTTGGGCACCGGGACTTTTgttgccacccaacaaacaagagtcacatagagATATAATTAGCAAGTTATTACTTACCTAtatcactaagtttctagcagttatgccaaagctcactagaacttagttgaatatggatcttgatccacTATATGTCATTAGAGGGAGCtggtttcaaaacatatagtgggagcATCTTTTGTTAAACTATTTAATGAAatatttacataaacatagtgctgaACTTTGCATGTTTATTTCTATTGTGTCATGTCACCTACTATTAACGtcaattccagttttaatttgcatgCCATTCTTGAAAAAGATAAGTTTtctagaacaaactttattgattggtatagaaatctgagaattattcgcaaataagagaaaaaaaagtatgTTCTAGAGATTCCCTATCCTTATATGATTTTAGGACTCcaaggcatgtttgagaaccaagctagggccgaGAGGTTTTACACCTCCAAGTCCGTGTTTGTGTGTAGGTTAACGGAAGACAGTCCAGTTAGTCCTTATGTGGTCAAGATGATTTGTTACATTGAGAACCTAGAAAagcttggttttccccttagccctgagttggctactgatgtgattctccagtcgctccctgcaaGTTTTGAGctattcattttgaattttcatatgaataacATGAAAAAGAGTATGGCTAAATTGCATGGAATGCTTCAAAtggctgaggaaagcattaagaatagctctaatcatgtgatgatggttcagaaggatagcaataagagaaagcgcaaggccaaggctaaagcttcagatgagatctcgaggTCAAAACCTAAGCCcattggaaagtccaaggctatCCCCGCTGCTGTTGATACATGTCACTATTGCCATGTATCTGGCCATTGGTGGTGGAACTGCAAGCTGTATTAggaagaactcaaaaggaagaagggaagtgagatttccacttcaggtataaatgttatagAAGTTAATCTCGCTACTTTTCCTAATGACTCGTTGGTATTCAATACcggatcgatgattcatacttgcaaatcactGCAGGGActaaaaaggactaggaagtgtgcgagAGGCGAGATGGATACTCATgttggcaatggtgcaaaagttacTGCATTGGCcgtcggtgtttattccttatcgctaccctcaggattaatTTTAGAAtgaaataattgttattacattcctgccttggctaaaaacattatctcttcttcatgtttggaagaagatggttatgttcataataaagaacaagtgttgttaaatttatttgaatggtatacTCTATGGTATttatccattggtgaatggattatatgTTAGGTCTTGAGGATGTTCCTATCTACATTAATGCGAAGAATCCTTGGCTTattgatttgaatcccacttttatttggcattgtcactTATGTCATGAGATGAGAAGCACATGTAGAGGCTCCACAAAGAAGGTCTTCTCACTTCATttaattttgaatcatttgatacatgtgaatcttgtttacttggtaAGAAGACTAAGGCATCTTTCATTGGTCAAAGTGAGAGGGCGATTGAATtattggcccttgtacatacagatgtatgtggaccaatgagttcTACAACCAGAGGtagttttcagtatttcattacttttaccAAGACTTTAGTAGACAAGGTTA is part of the Phragmites australis chromosome 12, lpPhrAust1.1, whole genome shotgun sequence genome and harbors:
- the LOC133886393 gene encoding uncharacterized protein LOC133886393 codes for the protein MVFTVKTTVLLVLAALICCHPRMGNAQITTAGCHLSDIHVSTVRTGKVVGGQPQYRVTIENRCSCPQNGVTVFCAGLPSTEPVDESKIRTEDGGVCLVNDGMKFSRGSPVTFTYAWKTPQEFKPAMAVSRCGYPPSSSNDIKS